ATGGACTCCAGACTCTGCCGCAGCCGGGCCAGGAGCGAGCTCTCCGCCCGGCGCACGGTGTGGGTGTGCCGGCGCACCAGCCGCCCCAGGAGGTTCAGCGCGACGACCACCGGCGGGAGGATGATGAGCGTGACCAGGGCCAGGCGCCAGTGACGCGCCAGAATCAGCCCCACCAGCACCAGGGAGCTGGCCGCGGCGGTGACGAAATCCTTCACCGCGTAGACCGAGTTGGACAGATTGTTGACGTCGTGGACCAGGCGCGTCAGGGGATCGCTCGAACCGGTTTGGGCGTGGAAGCCCACGTCCAGGGCCAGGAGGTGGTCGTAGAACCGCCGGCGCAGGTCGTAAGTCAGCCGCTGCCCGGTGTACTGAATCGCGTAGCCCCCGCCGAAGACCAGAAAGGCGTTGAGCGCCAGGGAGACCGCCATGCCCAGGGGGAGGAGCCAGTCCGCCGCCCCGGCGACGAGCCCCAGGCCGGAGAGGAACCGATCCAGCCCGGGGTTCGGGGCGGACAGCCGGTCTATGAACATCCCGGCCAGCCAGGGCAGCCCCCCCTCGGCGGCCGACCCCACGAGGTTCAGCGCCCAGCCCAGGGCGATGAGGGGCCACTGGGTGAGCATTTCCCGGAAGAAGCGCCGCAGCGAGGGGCCGTGTTTTTCAGCCACGGCGCCCCTCCAGGAATCCGGCGATTTCATTCGCCGCGCGCTCCGCCGCACCGCCGCCCCCCAGACGCCCCCGCAACTCCAGACAGGCCTCCCGCTGACGCCCGCGAAGGCCCTCGTCGGCGAGGAGGTCCCAGGCCGCCCCGGCCAGGCCCATCGGCGTCAACCGCGCCTGCAGGAGCTCGGGCACGATTCCCTTCCCCGCCACCAGATTGGGCAGGCCGATCCACGGACCGCGGATCAAGGCCCGGCCGAGGAGGTAAGTCAGCAATCCGGTTTTGTAAACCAGCACCTGGGGCACACCCAGGCAGGCGACCTCGAGGCTCGCGGTTCCCGAGGCCGCGAGGGCCAGGCCGCAGCGGGCAAGCTCGGCGTGGAAATTTCCCGTGACCCGCTCGACGATGTGCTCCCCGTCAAGCGCGGCCAACCGTGTCGCCGTCAGCTCACGGATCTCGTCCGTGGCGCTGGGGAGGACGAAGCGGAGCGCGGGGTCGCGCATCTTTAAAATTTTCGCCGCGCCGAGCATGACCGGCAGGATTTTATCCAGCTCCCCGGGCCGGCTCCCCGGCAGGAGCGCGATTCGCCTAAAATCGCCGGGGGGCGCCGGGGCGGGGAGGTAGTCCGGGACCGGGTGGCCGACGAAGACCGCCCGCGCGCCGTGCGAGCGCCAGAGCGCCTCCTCGAAGTCGAAGATGACCAGCATCAGGTCGCAGAGCCTCGCCAGCCCCGCCGCCCGCCAGGGCCACCAGGCCCACACCTTGGGGCAGATGTAGTAGACGACTGGAACCCCGCGACGCCGGGCCCGCCGCGCCAGTAACTTGTTGAACCCGGCGAAGTCCACGCAGACCAGGGCGTCGCAGCCCGCGAGCGCCCGGTCCAGGATACGGAGCGCCCGCCGGACCTGACCCAGTTTCGAAAGGGCCTCGGCCACGCCGATGAGCGCCAGGTCGCCATAGACGAGGTCCAGCTCGGCCCCGGCCTCTTTCAGTCGCGGCCCGCCCAGCCCCCGGACCGCCAGGCCGGGCAGCCTCTCATTCAGAGCGCGCAGAAGCCCCGCGGCGTGCAGGTCGCCCGAGGCCTCCCCGGCGGAGATTAGGAGCTGGTACGGACGCGTCATGGCCCGATGATAGCGCGGCGGCCGCCGGGGGTCAAACGGATGTAGGGGCGACCGTCCACGGTCGCCCGCGGGCGGGTCAAGCGACCCGCCCCTACGGATAATGTGCGAATCGTGCGCCACCCTCGTAGGGGCCGACCTTTAGGTCGGCCCGCGG
This portion of the bacterium genome encodes:
- the lpxB gene encoding lipid-A-disaccharide synthase, whose protein sequence is MTRPYQLLISAGEASGDLHAAGLLRALNERLPGLAVRGLGGPRLKEAGAELDLVYGDLALIGVAEALSKLGQVRRALRILDRALAGCDALVCVDFAGFNKLLARRARRRGVPVVYYICPKVWAWWPWRAAGLARLCDLMLVIFDFEEALWRSHGARAVFVGHPVPDYLPAPAPPGDFRRIALLPGSRPGELDKILPVMLGAAKILKMRDPALRFVLPSATDEIRELTATRLAALDGEHIVERVTGNFHAELARCGLALAASGTASLEVACLGVPQVLVYKTGLLTYLLGRALIRGPWIGLPNLVAGKGIVPELLQARLTPMGLAGAAWDLLADEGLRGRQREACLELRGRLGGGGAAERAANEIAGFLEGRRG